In the genome of Chaetodon auriga isolate fChaAug3 chromosome 15, fChaAug3.hap1, whole genome shotgun sequence, one region contains:
- the fgfr4 gene encoding fibroblast growth factor receptor 4, with translation MARVCTLCVLLLCLTDGVSARTIDEGRTKDLRVSRPLIVAGFPENTTGVVGGQVKMVCKVHRPASTKVQWLKTESSAAGRSQAGPPRLRALTALQSNASKVNTLHLSNITLEDAGEYICMAENTHAGQTVQAMQSAWLEVLPGTIIAQTVDLPAAEIPPDVLEDLSEDTTEHLLLEPGNILKLRCDLNTRPGMAVNWYKEGGRVLPTPRIQIRGTVMEITDVTYEDSGVYVCVLRGTKEPVRNFTITVADSLGSGDDDEDNGLEDSSAEIENDQVYFSRGPYWTHTQRMEKKLYAVPAGNTVKFRCPAMGSPMPSIRWLKNGREFRGEHRIGGIKLRHQHWSLVMESVVPSDRGNYTCVVENKYGSITHSYVLDVLERSPHRPILQAGLPANTTAVVGSDVQFHCKVYSDAQPHIQWLKHIERNGSRYGSDGTPYVQILKTGSLNMSEVEVLYLSKVTMEDAGEYTCLAGNSIGFAHQSAWLTVISEEEAAVTMETMETKYTDIIIYACGFLALIMAIIIVVLCRMQVHPRREPFDALPVQKLSKFPLRRQYSVESNSSGKSSASLMRVARLSSSCSPMLAGVMEFELPYDPDWEFPRENLTLGKPLGEGCFGQVVRAEAYGINKDSPDQATTVAVKMLKDDATDKDLADLISEMELMKVMDKHKNIINLLGVCTQDGPLYVLVEYASKGSLREYLRARRPPGMDYTFDVTKVPEEQLTFKDLLSCAYQVARGMEYLASKRCIHRDLAARNVLVTDDNVMKIADFGLARGVHQIDYYKKTTNGRLPVKWMAPEALFDRVYTHQSDVWSFGVLMWEIFTLGGSPYPGIPVEELFKLLKEGHRMDKPSNCTHELYMMMRECWHAVPTQRPTFKQLVEELDRVLLSISDEYLDLSTPFEQYSPSCEDTSSSCSSDNDSVFTHDALSTDPCLLGYQDVRSRIDAKTALR, from the exons ATGGCGAGGGTCTGCACGCTCTGcgtcctgctgctctgtctgacGGACGGGGTCTCGGCCAGGACCATCGACGAAGGCAGAACCAAAG ATCTTCGGGTCTCCAGGCCTCTGATCGTAGCCGGTTTCCCAGAAAACACCACGGGGGTGGTGGGTGGTCAGGTGAAGATGGTGTGTAAAGTCCACCGGCCAGCGTCCACCAAGGTGCAGTGGCTGAAGACAGAGTCCAGTGCAGCTGGACGGAGCCAGGCAGGACCGCCTCGCCTCAGGGCTCTGACG GCACTGCAGAGCAACGCGTCCAAGGTGAACACACTGCACCTGTCCAACATCACTCTGGAGGATGCAGGCGAGTACATCTGCATGGCTGAGAACACCCACGCAGGACAGACAGTACAGGCCATGCAGTCGGCGTGGCTGGAGGTCCTGCCAG GTACCATCATTGCCCAGACTGTGGACCTGCCTGCTGCTGAAATCCCTCCAG ATGTTCTTGAGGATCTGAGTGAAGACACCACAGAACATCTTCTGTTGGAGCCGGGAAACATCCTGAAGCTGCGCTGCGACCTGAACACCCGACCCGGGATGGCCGTGAACTGGTACAAGGAGGGAGGCCGGGTTCTGCCCACGCCCCGCATCCAGATCCGCGGGACCGTCATGGAGATCACAGATGTAACATATGAGGATTCCGGCGTATATGTTTGTGTTCTCCGGGGAACCAAAGAGCCAGTGAGGAACTTCACCATCACTGTGGCAG ACTCCCTGGGGTCAGGGGATGATGACGAGGATAATGGCTTGGAGGACTCATCGGCCGAGATCGAAAACGACCAGGTTTACTTCTCCAGAG GTCCATACTGGACCCACACCCAGCGTATGGAGAAGAAACTGTACGCTGTTCCTGCAGGGAACACGGTGAAGTTTCGCTGTCCGGCCATGGGCAGCCCCATGCCGAGCATCCGCTGGCTCAAAAACGGCCGTGAATTTAGAGGAGAGCACCGCATCGGAGGCATCAAG CTGAGACACCAGCACTGGAGCCTGGTGATGGAGAGCGTTGTGCCTTCAGACAGAGGAAACTACACCTGCGTGGTGGAGAACAAATATGGCTCCATCACTCACAGCTACGTCCTGGATGTCCTCG AGCGTTCCCCACACAGGCCCATTCTGCAGGCTGGTCTGCCAGCCAACACCACAGCAGTGGTGGGCAGCGACGTCCAGTTCCACTGTAAGGTCTACAGCGACGCCCAGCCTCACATTCAGTGGCTCAAACACATAGAAAGAAACGGCAGTCGCTACGGTTCTGATGGGACGCCCTATGTTCAGATCCTCAAG ACCGGCAGTCTCAACATGTCAGAGGTGGAGGTGCTCTACCTGTCCAAGGTTACCATGGAGGATGCAGGAGAGTACACCTGTCTGGCTGGAAATTCAATCGGATTTGCCCACCAATCTGCCTGGCTTACCGTCATCTCAG aagaggaagcagcagtcACCATGGAGACCATGGAGACCAAGTACACCGACATCATCATCTACGCCTGTGGTTTCCTGGCTCTGATCATGGCCATCATCATCGTGGTGTTGTGTCGGATGCAGGTCCACCCCAGACGGGAGCCGTTTGACGCCCTCCCTGTCCAGAAACTCTCCAAGTTCCCTCTTCGCAGACAG TACTCGGTGGAGTCCAACTCGTCAGGGAAGTCCAGTGCGTCGTTGATGAGGGTGGCTCGCCTCTCGTCCAGCTGCTCCCCCATGCTAGCTGGAGTCATGGAGTTTGAATTGCCCTACGACCCAGACTGGGAGTTCCCCAGGGAGAA TTTAACATTGGGCAAACCTCTAGGAGAAGGCTGCTTCGGTCAGGTGGTCAGGGCTGAGGCCTACGGCATTAACAAGGACAGTCCGGATCAGGCCACCACTGTGGCAGTCAAGATGCTCAAAG ATGATGCCACAGACAAAGATCTGGCAGACCTCATCTCAGAGATGGAGCTGATGAAGGTGATGGACAAACACAAGAACATCATCAACCTGCTGGGAGTCTGCACACAGGATG GCCCTCTGTATGTGCTGGTGGAGTATGCATCCAAAGGCAGTCTGAGGGAGTACCTGCGGGCCCGGAGACCCCCAGGCATGGACTACACCTTTGATGTGACCAAGGTGCCTGAAGAGCAGCTCACCTTCAAAGACCTGCTTTCCTGCGCTTACCAGGTCGCCAGGGGGATGGAGTACCTCGCCTCTAAAAGG tgcaTCCACAGAGATTTGGCAGCCAGAAACGTTTTGGTGACGGATGACAACGTGATGAAGATCGCTGACTTTGGCCTGGCCAGAGGAGTCCACCAGATCGACTACTACAAGAAAACCACCAAC GGACGGCTGCCGGTGAAGTGGATGGCACCAGAGGCCTTGTTTGACCGAGTCTACACCCACCAGAGTGACGT gtggTCGTTTGGGGTTCTGATGTGGGAGATCTTCACGCTGGGCGGCTCACCGTATCCTGGTATCCCTGTTGAGGAGCTCTTTAAGCTGCTGAAGGAAGGACATCGCATGGACAAACCCTCCAACTGTACACATGAGCT CTACATGATGATGCGTGAGTGCTGGCATGCTGTTCCCACCCAGAGACCGACCTTCaagcagctggtggaggagctggacagAGTGCTGCTGTCCATCTCTGACGAG TACTTGGACCTGTCCACACCCTTCGAGCAGTACTCGCCGTCATGCGAGGACACgtccagctcctgctcctccgACAACGACTCTGTTTTTACCCACGATGCCTTGTCCACCGACCCCTGCCTCCTGGGCTACCAGGATGTGCGCTCCCGGATAGACGCGAAGACAGCGCTCCGATAG